A window of Zingiber officinale cultivar Zhangliang chromosome 5A, Zo_v1.1, whole genome shotgun sequence contains these coding sequences:
- the LOC121979353 gene encoding calcineurin B-like protein 7 — translation MGCFASKLSGKHAVGYEDDPVALASLTNFTVNEVLALNELYKKLSCLIIADGLIHKEEFQLALFRNSNRRNFFADRVFDMFDIKRNGVIEFGEFVRSLSIFHPRAPESEKIEFAFKLYDLRRTGFIEREELKEMVMAILNESDLSLSDELVEEIVNKTFNQADIKGDGKIDPDEWKDFVSQNPSLLKNMTLPYLSDLTTSFPSFVMQADLSDTDAM, via the exons ATGGGCTGTTTCGCTTCTAAGCTCAGCGGCAAACACGCAGTCGGATACGAGGACGACCCTGTGGCCCTTGCTTCTCTGACTAATT TCACTGTAAATGAGGTCCTCGCCCTTAATGAGTTATATAAAAAGTTGAGTTGCTTGATTATTGCGGATGGGCTAATCCACAAG GAAGAATTCCAGCTTGCTTTGTTCAGGAACAGCAACAGGAGAAATTTTTTTGCAGACAGG GTATTTGACATGTTTGATATCAAACGAAATGGGGTTATTGAGTTTGGAGAATTTGTTCGATCACTCAGCATCTTTCACCCAAGAGCCCCGGAATCAGAGAAGATTGAAT TTGCATTTAAGTTGTATGATTTAAGGCGAACTGGCTTCATAGAGCGTGAGGAG TTGAAGGAGATGGTGATGGCTATTCTCAATGAATCAGATCTGTCTCTGTCGGATGAACTTGTTGAAGAAATTGTCAATAAG ACTTTCAATCAGGCAGATATTAAAGGTGACGGGAAGATCGATCCAGATGAATGGAAGGATTTTGTCAGTCAAAATCCATCTTTGCTCAAGAACATGACTCTTCCTTATTTATC GGACCTAACAACCTCATTTCCTAGTTTTGTCATGCAAGCAGACTTGAGCGACACAGACGCCATGTGA